The Neisseria sicca genome includes a window with the following:
- the pdxJ gene encoding pyridoxine 5'-phosphate synthase: MLLGVNIDHIATVRNARGTTYPSPVEAALVAETHGADLITMHLREDRRHIKDADVFAVKNAIRTRLNLEMALTEEMLENALKVMPQDVCIVPEKRQEITTEGGLDVLAQQEKIAEFTKILTDAGIRVSLFIDADNEQIQAAHDVGAPVIELHTGAYADAHSHAEQIKQFERLQNGAHFASDLGLIVNAGHGLTIHNVTPIAQILAIRELNIGHSLIAQALFLGLPEAVRQMKETMFRARLLP, from the coding sequence ATGCTCTTAGGTGTAAACATCGACCACATCGCCACCGTCCGCAACGCCCGCGGTACGACCTATCCCAGCCCTGTGGAAGCAGCATTGGTCGCGGAAACGCACGGTGCGGATTTGATTACCATGCACCTGCGCGAAGACCGCCGCCACATCAAAGATGCGGACGTGTTTGCCGTTAAAAATGCCATCCGAACGCGCCTGAACCTTGAAATGGCGTTGACTGAAGAAATGCTGGAAAACGCGCTTAAAGTCATGCCGCAAGACGTGTGCATCGTGCCTGAAAAACGTCAGGAAATCACGACCGAAGGCGGTTTGGACGTATTGGCGCAACAAGAAAAAATCGCCGAGTTTACCAAAATCCTGACCGACGCAGGCATCCGCGTCTCGCTCTTTATCGATGCCGACAACGAGCAAATCCAAGCCGCCCATGATGTCGGTGCGCCCGTTATCGAGCTGCACACCGGCGCATACGCCGATGCACACAGCCACGCCGAACAAATCAAGCAATTCGAGCGTCTGCAAAACGGCGCGCATTTTGCCAGCGATTTGGGCTTGATCGTCAACGCCGGACACGGCCTGACCATACACAACGTTACCCCCATCGCCCAAATCCTCGCCATCCGCGAGCTGAACATCGGGCATTCGCTGATTGCCCAAGCCCTCTTCCTCGGCCTGCCCGAAGCCGTCCGCCAGATGAAGGAAACCATGTTCAGGGCAAGGCTGCTGCCTTGA
- a CDS encoding TonB-dependent receptor plug domain-containing protein translates to MKSPQSPAFRFSIMVLALSSGFAHAENIKPEATAELKEVVVTGTAVPTRVTRNQLDRETSTDLKQVMKDQIGMDVGGGNGVAQFYSIRGVGEDKINLEVDGTSQSTKIFHHQSRFQLDPALVKSINVEKGTGAASAGLGAVGGTIRVTTVDAKDLLTDGKPFGFKLGAGLSSNKGSTGNAAVYGYQNGFDALFAGNFLNNRDYKDGNGNVNRGSRLKQHSYLAKLGYDFNDDHGIRLTYRQEYQKGNRTDKAEFQNVDSYVGVDGTYQKEQSYNLEYRGRNVGFLDKIDANVFQINTDDTKPPKGAPSPKAQASGTAQGGVPIGQLELSKIKATGANLNLASSFGDGHMVKYGVNYRHETSEPSDKGAWLKILGLYDRDKEKKAEYGVYAEGIWNLHPVTLTTGLRYDHFKYNAASKQSASHGQLNPSIGAIWDINDNFSLLANLNQASRAPRLNEALLANERAGAAADLDSNLKAETARRAELGFKWRNDNFNVSGSVFHQRIKDLIVYRWAKINNNTASITERGKIYNGGTLKTYGYELDASYRWGGLTARAGVSYVKPRLNGEMYYGESPIQAEDHESSFTFWNTGRQWLTGLSYQFENPKLEIGWRGRYAQSVKYTDVARGQGTIHGKKAGYGVHDIYANWQPLKKDNLNVNFAVNNIGNKQYRSHSQRFPDGNGRVPFYERGREFALGVNYRF, encoded by the coding sequence ATGAAATCCCCCCAATCCCCCGCCTTCCGTTTCAGCATCATGGTGCTGGCGCTGTCTTCAGGCTTTGCCCATGCTGAAAATATCAAACCCGAAGCAACAGCCGAATTGAAAGAAGTCGTCGTTACCGGTACTGCCGTGCCGACCCGCGTTACCCGCAATCAGCTTGACCGCGAAACTTCGACCGATTTGAAACAAGTTATGAAAGACCAAATCGGCATGGATGTCGGCGGCGGCAACGGCGTGGCGCAGTTTTACAGCATTCGCGGCGTCGGCGAAGACAAGATTAATCTGGAAGTGGACGGCACCAGCCAATCCACCAAAATTTTCCACCACCAAAGCCGCTTCCAGCTTGACCCCGCTTTGGTGAAAAGCATCAACGTCGAAAAAGGCACGGGCGCGGCGAGCGCGGGCTTGGGCGCGGTCGGCGGTACCATCCGCGTAACGACGGTTGACGCGAAAGACCTGCTGACCGACGGCAAACCTTTCGGTTTCAAACTCGGCGCGGGCTTGAGCAGCAATAAAGGCTCAACCGGCAACGCGGCGGTTTACGGCTATCAAAACGGCTTCGATGCCCTGTTTGCAGGCAACTTCCTCAACAACCGCGACTACAAAGACGGCAACGGCAATGTCAACCGCGGCAGTCGTCTGAAACAGCACAGCTACCTCGCCAAACTCGGCTACGACTTCAACGACGACCACGGCATCCGCCTGACCTACCGTCAGGAATACCAAAAAGGCAACCGCACCGACAAAGCCGAGTTCCAAAACGTTGACAGCTACGTCGGTGTAGACGGCACTTATCAAAAAGAGCAATCCTACAATCTGGAATACCGCGGCCGCAACGTCGGCTTCCTCGACAAAATCGACGCCAACGTCTTCCAAATCAACACCGACGACACCAAGCCGCCTAAAGGCGCGCCCTCCCCGAAAGCCCAAGCTTCCGGCACGGCGCAAGGCGGCGTTCCCATCGGTCAGCTTGAGTTAAGCAAAATTAAAGCGACCGGCGCCAACCTGAACCTCGCCAGCTCCTTCGGCGACGGGCACATGGTGAAATACGGCGTCAACTACCGCCACGAAACTTCCGAGCCGTCCGACAAAGGCGCATGGCTGAAGATTCTCGGACTGTATGACCGCGACAAAGAGAAAAAGGCTGAATACGGCGTTTACGCGGAAGGCATTTGGAACCTGCACCCCGTTACCCTGACCACCGGCCTGCGTTACGACCATTTCAAATACAACGCCGCCAGTAAACAAAGCGCGTCGCACGGACAGCTCAACCCCAGCATCGGCGCGATTTGGGACATCAACGACAACTTCTCCCTCTTGGCAAACCTCAATCAGGCAAGCCGCGCGCCCCGCCTGAACGAAGCCCTGTTGGCTAACGAACGCGCAGGCGCCGCCGCCGATTTGGACAGCAACCTCAAAGCCGAAACCGCCCGCCGCGCCGAATTGGGCTTCAAATGGCGCAACGACAATTTCAACGTCAGCGGCAGCGTGTTCCACCAACGCATCAAAGACCTCATCGTCTATCGTTGGGCAAAAATCAACAACAATACCGCCTCCATCACCGAACGTGGCAAGATTTACAACGGCGGCACGCTCAAAACCTACGGCTACGAACTTGACGCGTCCTACCGCTGGGGCGGTCTGACCGCGCGCGCCGGTGTGTCCTACGTCAAACCGCGTCTGAACGGCGAAATGTACTACGGCGAAAGCCCGATTCAAGCGGAAGACCACGAAAGCTCGTTCACCTTCTGGAACACCGGCCGCCAATGGCTGACCGGCCTGTCTTATCAGTTTGAAAACCCCAAACTCGAAATCGGCTGGCGCGGCCGCTACGCCCAAAGCGTGAAATACACCGACGTCGCCCGCGGACAAGGCACGATACACGGCAAGAAAGCCGGTTACGGCGTACACGACATTTACGCCAACTGGCAGCCGCTGAAAAAAGACAACCTGAACGTCAACTTCGCTGTCAACAACATCGGCAACAAACAATACCGTTCGCACAGCCAACGCTTCCCCGACGGCAACGGACGCGTGCCCTTCTACGAACGCGGCCGCGAGTTTGCCTTGGGCGTGAATTACCGCTTCTGA
- the acpS gene encoding holo-ACP synthase, translating into MIYGIGTDIVSLKRIIRLSKKFGQAFAERILTPEELLEFPQAGKPVNYLAKRFAAKEAFAKAVGTGIRGAVSFRNIGIGHDALGKPEFFYAPALSKWLEEQGISHVSLSMSDEEDTVLAFVIAEK; encoded by the coding sequence ATGATTTACGGCATAGGCACAGACATCGTTTCCCTCAAACGCATCATCCGCCTGAGCAAAAAGTTCGGACAAGCGTTTGCCGAACGCATCCTTACCCCTGAAGAGCTGCTCGAATTCCCGCAAGCAGGCAAGCCCGTCAACTACCTCGCCAAACGTTTTGCCGCCAAAGAAGCCTTCGCCAAAGCCGTCGGTACGGGCATACGCGGCGCGGTTTCCTTCCGCAACATCGGCATCGGGCATGACGCATTGGGCAAACCCGAATTCTTCTACGCCCCCGCTCTGTCGAAATGGCTGGAAGAACAAGGCATCAGCCACGTCAGCCTCAGCATGAGCGACGAAGAAGACACCGTGTTGGCATTCGTCATTGCCGAAAAATAA
- a CDS encoding NUDIX domain-containing protein, which translates to MTQDTRPLIRVVAGILLNQDGDYLLSSRPEGKPYAGYWEFAGGKVEAGETDFQALQREFEEELGIRILAATPWLTKIHSYEHARVCLKFLWVNPDQWTGEPQSREGQAWSWQKAGDFNVAPMLPANGPLLRALSVPRQLQGRLKTGLHGQNRSGEYRVAPYSLAEPHHANILISETELRKLGKLPQAQSVWVSIHTREQWQRVQDADVVVWQVNNDASARQVLEILEQGVSLPLVVAAPETLVSNYRDRWLSTGAHAILTDNDTEVV; encoded by the coding sequence ATGACCCAAGACACCCGCCCCCTTATCCGCGTCGTTGCCGGCATCCTGCTCAACCAAGACGGCGACTACCTGCTCAGTTCCCGCCCCGAAGGCAAGCCCTATGCCGGATATTGGGAATTTGCCGGCGGCAAAGTCGAAGCGGGCGAAACCGACTTCCAAGCCCTGCAACGCGAGTTTGAAGAAGAACTCGGCATCCGCATCCTCGCCGCTACGCCTTGGCTGACCAAAATCCATTCCTACGAACACGCCCGCGTCTGCCTGAAATTCCTATGGGTAAACCCCGACCAATGGACGGGTGAACCCCAATCCCGCGAAGGACAAGCTTGGTCGTGGCAAAAAGCGGGCGATTTCAACGTTGCCCCCATGTTGCCCGCCAACGGTCCGCTGCTGCGCGCCCTCTCTGTCCCCCGCCAGCTTCAAGGTCGTCTGAAAACCGGTTTGCACGGACAAAACCGCAGCGGCGAATACCGCGTCGCGCCCTACTCCCTAGCCGAACCGCACCACGCCAACATCCTCATCTCAGAAACCGAGCTGCGCAAACTCGGCAAATTGCCTCAAGCCCAAAGCGTTTGGGTATCGATACACACCCGCGAACAATGGCAACGCGTGCAAGATGCCGACGTCGTCGTTTGGCAAGTCAACAACGACGCAAGCGCACGACAAGTGCTTGAAATATTGGAACAAGGCGTATCCCTTCCGCTGGTTGTCGCCGCGCCCGAAACACTGGTTTCAAACTATCGCGACCGCTGGCTCTCAACAGGCGCACACGCCATCCTGACCGACAACGACACCGAGGTCGTCTGA